ACTTCATCTGATATTTTAACTATTAAATTATTTGTATGCATTAGCCTTATTCCTATAGTTTGATTGGTTCTAGAGTTCTATTACAACTACATTCTTTCATAGGAGCAAATAAAAATTGTTTTGCTTCAAAATGTTTTTCAAAAATATTCTTTGCCGGTCTATTTGACCAAATAATCCAATTTGAATCCAATAACGGTAGTTTATTCTCTTCTGAATTTCTTAATAAAACCGAGAGTGCCATTCTTGACTGAATTAATGAAACCATTTGAATATCAATAGATAATCCAGAAGCTTTAAAATCTGCATCGTTCAAACCATAATTTCTTTTTTCTTCTTCAGACGTTAATCCTAAATCTTCATCTTTTAGATTAAGATCATTCAAAGCTGCATATAACTCTAAACATCTATAACAACCGGTTTTATATGGGATATAGGCAAAAATTTCCCCGCCAATACCTGTTCTAAAAACAGAAGCGGTAACAAAGGGTATTTTTGCTTCGACACAAATATCATTAATGTACTCTCGTACTGAGTTTTTATCAGGGCATGAAAGAACAAGATGTGAACTTTTTACCGAATCAATAAAATTTTCAGAATGCATTATATCTTCCGCAAATGAACTTACATTTGCGGAAGGGTTTCTATCAAGTATCCATTCCTTTTGAATATCAACTTTTAATCGGCCTAAGTCCTTTCTTTGACGGGGATGCTTGACTAAATTAATTCCATCAAGAGTATCGGGATCATAAAGATCCCAATTTCTGATTCCGTTCATCGTTAAGTTGTCGCAAATAGGTG
The nucleotide sequence above comes from Ignavibacteriota bacterium. Encoded proteins:
- a CDS encoding ThiF family adenylyltransferase, which gives rise to MEKKNGRVKIHTNILKTLQFDRIEYLLNPDIFDDIKITIVGLGSGGAPICDNLTMNGIRNWDLYDPDTLDGINLVKHPRQRKDLGRLKVDIQKEWILDRNPSANVSSFAEDIMHSENFIDSVKSSHLVLSCPDKNSVREYINDICVEAKIPFVTASVFRTGIGGEIFAYIPYKTGCYRCLELYAALNDLNLKDEDLGLTSEEEKRNYGLNDADFKASGLSIDIQMVSLIQSRMALSVLLRNSEENKLPLLDSNWIIWSNRPAKNIFEKHFEAKQFLFAPMKECSCNRTLEPIKL